The sequence below is a genomic window from Brevibacillus laterosporus.
CATCGATAACACCACTGTCTCAAAATGGGAATCAAATACCTATGAACCTGATGCTACCTCTCTCAAAGAATTAGCTGAAATATATCAAACATCTACCGATTACTTGCTCAACAAACAGCAAAAGGAAGAAAATAATTACTCCTTGGATGATAGCGATCAAGCTACGGGACTTGCCTTTATCACAGGGGGCGACTCTTTAACAGAAGAAGAAGCGGAGTACTTGAAGGAAAGTTTAGAGCTTTTTCGAAGAATGAAAGAAAAACGGGCAAAGTCTAGGTGATTTGATATACCATGCTAGCCCGCTATGCTGAAATTTGATTGGACATTTTTAAGAGATATGATCTTCTCTAGAAAGGTTACGTACTTCCTAGA
It includes:
- a CDS encoding helix-turn-helix domain-containing protein; the encoded protein is MTLGERLKEKRKEYKWTQKEIADKLGIDNTTVSKWESNTYEPDATSLKELAEIYQTSTDYLLNKQQKEENNYSLDDSDQATGLAFITGGDSLTEEEAEYLKESLELFRRMKEKRAKSR